A stretch of Pseudomonas sp. LRP2-20 DNA encodes these proteins:
- the fliO gene encoding flagellar biosynthetic protein FliO, whose amino-acid sequence MRAVTAFAALLASEVAIAAANPAASPVAAPAAAPGSLGGQLAQMVFGLLLVVGLIFLLAWVLRRMQGATPKGGQVIEIVGSRTIGPRDRLLLVQVGKEQILIGHAPGSIEALHVLAEPVEVPASARQATPEFAQRLMELMGKDQKDKK is encoded by the coding sequence ATGCGGGCCGTGACGGCCTTTGCCGCGCTGCTGGCCAGTGAAGTGGCCATCGCGGCCGCCAACCCTGCTGCCAGCCCGGTTGCGGCGCCGGCGGCTGCGCCCGGCAGCCTCGGCGGGCAGCTGGCACAGATGGTGTTCGGCCTGTTGCTGGTGGTGGGCCTGATCTTCTTGCTGGCCTGGGTGCTACGCCGCATGCAGGGCGCCACGCCCAAGGGCGGGCAGGTGATCGAGATCGTCGGCAGCCGCACCATTGGCCCGCGTGACCGGCTGTTGCTGGTTCAGGTTGGCAAGGAGCAGATCCTTATCGGCCATGCCCCGGGCAGCATCGAGGCGTTGCACGTGCTGGCCGAACCCGTCGAAGTACCCGCCAGCGCGCGCCAGGCGACGCCGGAGTTTGCCCAGCGGCTGATGGAGCTGATGGGCAAGGACCAGAAGGACAAGAAGTGA